In the genome of Acaryochloris thomasi RCC1774, one region contains:
- a CDS encoding multicopper oxidase family protein, with product MQSLNRRQFLVLSASSAGAVLLSQCSRGQTQTVPKAPLSLPKLYTSKDGLLDLELEASYRQVNLDGKPTNLLSYNGQVPGPRLEAKPGDIVRIRFKNNLSDPTNIHYHGLHIPPTGNADDVFRRIDSGESALYEFSIPQQHPGGIAYYHPHLHGYVADQILGGLGGMFIVRGALDEIPEIQAAEQTFLFLKDFVVEQRQPMMGRMAGREGDLVTVNGQVNPSFSIPAGGLARLRLVNASNARFYRLALEKHPLYLIATDGHPLSTPVEIQELLLSPGERAEVLVQGDQEAGQYRLLNLPYSRGQMGMMGGGMMRRDRGGPGMMGRGRMGPGMMEGNDQDSPQTLATLAYTGQVEPQSIPQQLIEVETLPEPQTVRQFELDHGMVPGQGMVFLINGKSFDHQRIDTQVSLDTVEDWEVSNTGVMDHPFHLHTNPFQVIARNGQPVPYQAWKDTVLIPTGETVRIRIPFRDFPGKTVYHCHILDHEELGMMGTIEMKA from the coding sequence ATGCAATCGCTCAACCGCAGACAATTTTTGGTTCTCAGTGCCAGTAGTGCAGGTGCCGTGTTGCTCTCGCAGTGCAGTCGCGGCCAAACTCAAACGGTACCCAAAGCACCCCTCAGTTTGCCAAAGCTGTACACCAGCAAAGATGGCTTGTTAGACCTAGAGTTGGAGGCCAGCTATCGTCAAGTTAACCTGGATGGGAAACCCACTAACTTACTGAGCTACAACGGCCAAGTTCCCGGTCCCCGGCTAGAAGCAAAGCCTGGAGATATAGTTCGGATTCGCTTCAAAAACAACCTGAGCGATCCGACCAACATTCACTATCACGGACTGCATATTCCACCTACGGGGAATGCAGACGACGTTTTCCGTCGCATTGATAGCGGGGAAAGCGCCCTCTATGAATTTTCGATTCCCCAGCAACATCCGGGAGGAATTGCTTACTATCATCCTCACCTGCACGGTTATGTTGCTGATCAGATCCTGGGTGGGTTAGGTGGCATGTTCATCGTCCGAGGGGCGCTAGATGAGATTCCCGAAATTCAGGCGGCAGAACAAACGTTTCTGTTTTTGAAAGATTTTGTAGTCGAGCAAAGACAGCCAATGATGGGGCGAATGGCAGGACGTGAGGGCGATCTGGTGACGGTGAACGGGCAGGTGAACCCTTCGTTTTCAATCCCCGCTGGTGGACTGGCGCGGCTGAGGCTAGTGAATGCCTCGAATGCTCGGTTCTATCGTTTGGCTCTAGAAAAGCATCCCCTATACCTGATTGCCACTGACGGCCATCCTTTATCGACACCAGTAGAGATACAGGAACTGCTTTTGTCGCCAGGGGAACGGGCCGAAGTGCTGGTGCAGGGTGATCAGGAAGCGGGCCAATACCGTCTCTTGAATCTACCCTACAGTCGAGGCCAGATGGGGATGATGGGGGGTGGCATGATGAGGCGAGATCGCGGAGGCCCAGGCATGATGGGCCGCGGTCGAATGGGACCAGGCATGATGGAGGGTAATGATCAGGACTCACCTCAAACCTTGGCGACACTGGCTTATACCGGCCAAGTGGAGCCTCAATCCATACCTCAACAATTGATTGAGGTTGAGACGCTACCGGAGCCACAAACCGTACGCCAGTTTGAGCTTGATCATGGCATGGTGCCTGGACAGGGCATGGTGTTTTTAATTAACGGCAAGTCCTTCGATCACCAACGTATTGACACTCAGGTATCTCTCGACACCGTCGAGGATTGGGAAGTTAGCAATACAGGGGTGATGGATCATCCGTTTCATCTACACACCAATCCGTTTCAAGTGATTGCTCGAAACGGCCAGCCAGTTCCTTATCAAGCCTGGAAAGACACGGTGTTAATTCCGACAGGTGAGACGGTTCGGATTCGGATTCCTTTCCGAGATTTTCCTGGGAAGACGGTCTACCACTGCCATATTCTCGACCATGAAGAGCTGGGAATGATGGGAACTATTGAGATGAAGGCATGA
- a CDS encoding TVP38/TMEM64 family protein, producing MTKRRSHRQSRRWRVLFSRPNAISLLVLIGCLLVCWWIYSPPDLSSPETFKQTVINAGWLGPFVYIGIVALSVVISPIPGAPIAVAAGAIWGSLVAGIYSVIGGFIGSLAAYYIGLTLGRSAVYALTGKLIYFSKERGELYLGWLIFLTRLLPVLSFDLMSYGAGITGLSLPIYATATLLGMIPSTLLLTYMGSAFTIGLPESLALAAIFLVLLVGLPWGIRRYNWFGMKNIIRVE from the coding sequence GTGACTAAACGGAGAAGTCACAGACAATCTAGGCGATGGCGGGTTCTATTCAGCCGACCCAATGCGATCTCACTTCTGGTGCTTATTGGGTGCTTGCTTGTCTGCTGGTGGATTTATTCTCCGCCCGATCTATCTAGCCCTGAAACTTTCAAGCAAACGGTCATCAACGCAGGCTGGCTGGGGCCGTTCGTCTACATTGGGATCGTTGCCCTATCCGTGGTGATTAGTCCGATTCCAGGTGCCCCCATTGCAGTGGCCGCTGGCGCAATATGGGGGTCTCTAGTGGCGGGGATCTATAGCGTCATCGGTGGATTTATTGGCAGTTTAGCGGCCTACTATATTGGCCTTACTTTGGGACGCTCCGCCGTTTACGCCCTCACCGGCAAACTCATCTACTTTTCAAAGGAGCGAGGAGAGCTATATCTTGGCTGGTTGATCTTTCTGACTCGTTTACTTCCGGTCTTATCGTTTGATTTGATGAGCTATGGCGCAGGTATCACCGGACTTTCACTCCCTATCTACGCTACCGCTACCTTATTGGGCATGATTCCTTCAACCCTTCTGCTAACTTACATGGGGTCAGCATTTACGATAGGGCTACCTGAAAGCCTCGCACTGGCGGCTATTTTTCTGGTTCTGTTGGTGGGTCTGCCCTGGGGCATTCGGCGCTACAACTGGTTTGGGATGAAAAATATCATTAGAGTTGAATGA
- a CDS encoding PepSY domain-containing protein: protein MSSLRLNLRRLHKATAPLMCVPLLLTLLTGVGFQMAAVSGKGDQFLWLLDLHRGRFGRFDLELVYPFLNALGLLVLVITGTLMWLQQYQLRVKR from the coding sequence ATGAGTTCTTTACGCTTGAACCTACGCCGCCTCCACAAGGCGACTGCCCCTCTGATGTGTGTTCCCCTTCTGCTAACGTTACTCACTGGCGTCGGATTTCAAATGGCGGCTGTCAGCGGCAAGGGAGATCAGTTTCTTTGGCTGTTGGACCTCCATCGAGGAAGGTTTGGTCGGTTTGACTTGGAATTGGTCTATCCCTTTCTCAATGCCCTCGGCTTGTTGGTGCTGGTGATTACGGGGACGCTTATGTGGTTGCAGCAATATCAACTTCGGGTAAAACGGTAA
- a CDS encoding thioredoxin family protein, producing MTQRLIEVFTADCPLCHPTVQLVQELACPACEIQIWHLGADDATQGREQAAQYGIHRVPAVVVDGKLADCCQNQQPISRESLIQAGVGQG from the coding sequence ATGACTCAGCGTTTAATTGAAGTGTTCACGGCGGATTGTCCTCTTTGCCATCCTACGGTCCAGCTCGTCCAGGAGTTAGCCTGCCCAGCCTGTGAGATCCAGATTTGGCATTTGGGTGCAGACGATGCCACCCAAGGTCGTGAGCAAGCTGCTCAGTATGGCATTCATCGGGTTCCGGCAGTGGTGGTGGATGGCAAGTTGGCAGACTGCTGCCAAAATCAGCAACCCATTTCCCGCGAGTCTCTGATCCAGGCAGGGGTCGGGCAAGGGTAA
- a CDS encoding copper resistance protein B → MRIQHRYWATALSGTLVSMVLGGGLSPAQAEKTKTQPIHQEVEILAAPDSPPADRLEDPNETESSAEESDQLAPLAPNPRATVDALKPTTAETASSEALLPTHSKGFEETEAGKVQPPITFLETSRQTPQPSFTNGPLAQSLTEESPEMPQLSPAAPQPTDKEDWPSPVKDNQTFFFVLIDQLEIRTVDGPTTLNWDAVGWVGGDFRRFWFKTEGDVGLSADTGGEAEVQALYGQLVAPFWDFQAGLRYDRLYGPAPDRGRAFAVVGIQGLAPYLFEVDASLFISEDGDVSARLTGEYELLLTQRLILQPKAEINLAAQRVENFGVGSGLNDIELGLRLRYEISRKFAPYVGINWQRKFFETADLVREEGESVGDFSVLAGVRLLF, encoded by the coding sequence GTGAGGATTCAACATCGTTATTGGGCGACCGCTCTTTCTGGAACGTTGGTTTCGATGGTGCTTGGGGGTGGTCTTTCCCCGGCGCAGGCGGAGAAGACTAAAACGCAGCCAATTCATCAGGAGGTTGAAATCTTAGCAGCCCCCGATTCGCCACCAGCCGACCGTTTGGAAGACCCCAATGAGACAGAATCCTCTGCAGAGGAAAGCGATCAACTGGCACCCCTTGCACCCAACCCTCGCGCTACCGTAGACGCCCTCAAACCGACAACGGCAGAAACCGCTAGTTCAGAAGCGTTGCTGCCCACCCACTCCAAAGGCTTTGAGGAGACAGAGGCAGGCAAAGTACAGCCTCCCATAACTTTTCTTGAGACCAGCAGGCAGACTCCCCAGCCTTCTTTTACAAATGGTCCTCTAGCACAGTCTCTAACGGAGGAATCGCCTGAAATGCCGCAGCTCTCACCTGCAGCTCCACAACCAACGGACAAGGAGGACTGGCCATCGCCCGTTAAAGATAATCAAACTTTCTTCTTTGTCTTGATTGATCAGTTGGAGATTCGCACCGTTGATGGCCCAACGACCCTGAATTGGGATGCAGTCGGATGGGTGGGTGGCGACTTCAGACGCTTCTGGTTCAAAACAGAGGGTGACGTGGGCCTCTCGGCAGACACTGGCGGAGAAGCAGAGGTGCAAGCTCTATACGGTCAACTGGTCGCACCCTTTTGGGATTTTCAGGCGGGCCTAAGGTATGACCGCTTATATGGTCCTGCTCCAGACCGAGGGCGAGCCTTTGCGGTGGTCGGCATCCAGGGATTAGCGCCCTATCTGTTTGAGGTGGATGCTTCCCTATTCATTAGTGAGGATGGTGATGTCTCAGCTAGACTCACAGGTGAATATGAGCTGTTGCTGACCCAGCGATTGATCTTGCAGCCCAAGGCTGAGATTAACCTTGCCGCCCAGAGGGTCGAAAATTTTGGTGTTGGCTCGGGACTCAATGATATTGAGCTGGGACTGCGCCTCCGCTATGAAATTAGCCGCAAGTTTGCTCCTTATGTTGGCATCAACTGGCAGCGCAAATTCTTTGAAACCGCTGACCTAGTCAGAGAAGAAGGAGAGAGCGTCGGGGACTTTTCAGTTCTAGCGGGTGTGCGGCTTTTATTCTAG
- a CDS encoding FixH family protein gives MKKTFLAIAVVSTLLVACGANSNEQATQSSSNGSSAPIAQTEANAESNRDSQDHSERSGTNPVKASEDIHLVSPESGELPMGDAEIVVHIEQENLTPEDVSADVSMPMAGEADMTSLAIIEPGDEAKQFKIKTNFGMAGSWTMEVKAKDAEPATLAFNVK, from the coding sequence ATGAAAAAAACTTTTTTGGCGATCGCTGTCGTGAGTACCCTGCTCGTTGCCTGTGGTGCTAACTCCAATGAGCAAGCGACCCAATCATCATCGAACGGCTCAAGCGCACCCATCGCACAAACAGAGGCAAACGCTGAGAGCAACAGAGACAGTCAAGACCATAGCGAAAGGTCAGGCACGAATCCAGTCAAGGCGTCTGAGGATATTCATCTGGTGAGTCCTGAATCTGGCGAGTTACCGATGGGCGACGCCGAAATTGTGGTTCATATCGAGCAGGAAAATCTTACGCCAGAGGACGTTTCCGCTGATGTCTCAATGCCCATGGCAGGCGAAGCAGATATGACATCTCTGGCGATCATTGAACCCGGTGACGAAGCCAAACAGTTCAAAATTAAAACTAACTTTGGCATGGCGGGTTCCTGGACCATGGAGGTTAAGGCTAAAGATGCTGAACCCGCAACCCTAGCCTTCAATGTGAAGTAA
- a CDS encoding copper resistance system multicopper oxidase, producing MGYTTEIITRRNFIRFSAGMGFALGFNSLSPRLRAATAREAEGGRNYPDVINLQVQKTKLEIGGKETSAITSNGSIPGPLVRLREGQTATIQVTNRLKEDTSIHWHGILLPPEMDGVPGVSFAGIKPGKTFTYRFPVQQSGTYWYHSHSGVQEQMGHFGPLIVDPLEPEPFEYQRDYVVMLSDWTFENPHSVLANLKKMSAYYNYNRRTVATLAKDLPWKRMRMDPTDIADVTGATYTYLMNGKAPGSNWTGLFRSGEKVRLRFINASAMTFFDVRIPGLKMTVVQADGQNIQPVPVDEFRIAVAETYDVIVEPQDEQAFTIFAETMDRSGYARGTLAPRQGMTAPIPKQRPRAMRTMADMGMMHDMSSMDSGGMNNMPEKGSSGMNNMQHDMSGMNSSDVKNMQHNMPEKGSGGMSNMQHNMSGMGQGTPHGPDGHGPGNSGVPMMLQSRLDDPGIGLENTGTRVLLYSDLRSLAPREDQRQPEREIEIHLTGNMERYMWSFDGKKYSQSKEPIPFRNGERLRLTFINDTMMEHPIHLHGMWMELVNGARSHQPRKHTLNVKPAEKVSVDVTVDAPGNWAFHCHLLYHMEVGMFRIVSVTNQIAEVNL from the coding sequence ATGGGTTACACCACCGAAATAATTACTCGGCGCAACTTTATCCGGTTCTCAGCCGGAATGGGATTTGCACTGGGGTTTAACAGTCTTTCCCCAAGGCTACGGGCTGCAACAGCTCGTGAGGCAGAAGGAGGCCGTAATTATCCCGACGTAATTAACCTTCAGGTACAGAAAACCAAGCTTGAGATTGGCGGTAAAGAGACTTCAGCCATCACCTCAAATGGCTCCATTCCTGGCCCCTTGGTGAGGCTTAGGGAAGGTCAAACCGCCACCATTCAAGTAACCAATCGGCTCAAGGAAGACACGTCAATTCACTGGCATGGCATTCTGCTACCACCTGAGATGGATGGCGTACCCGGAGTTAGTTTTGCGGGTATCAAACCAGGAAAGACTTTTACCTATCGTTTCCCCGTCCAGCAAAGTGGAACCTATTGGTATCACAGTCACAGCGGTGTACAGGAGCAAATGGGGCATTTTGGACCCCTAATTGTAGACCCTTTAGAGCCAGAACCGTTCGAGTATCAGCGGGATTATGTGGTGATGCTCTCGGACTGGACCTTTGAGAATCCTCATAGTGTCCTGGCCAATCTAAAAAAGATGAGCGCCTACTACAATTACAACCGGCGCACGGTGGCAACGCTCGCCAAGGATTTACCCTGGAAGCGGATGCGAATGGATCCTACAGATATTGCGGATGTGACGGGGGCGACCTACACCTATCTCATGAACGGCAAGGCCCCTGGATCGAACTGGACAGGACTATTCCGTTCTGGGGAGAAAGTGCGCCTGCGGTTCATCAACGCTTCAGCCATGACTTTTTTTGATGTGCGGATTCCTGGCCTGAAGATGACCGTTGTGCAGGCCGATGGTCAGAATATTCAACCCGTCCCTGTTGACGAATTTCGCATCGCTGTGGCTGAAACTTACGACGTGATCGTTGAACCGCAAGACGAGCAAGCCTTTACCATTTTTGCCGAGACGATGGACCGTAGCGGATATGCTCGTGGTACCTTGGCCCCCCGTCAGGGAATGACGGCACCTATTCCTAAGCAACGTCCCCGTGCCATGCGAACAATGGCCGATATGGGCATGATGCATGATATGTCGAGCATGGACTCAGGTGGCATGAATAATATGCCGGAGAAGGGGTCTAGTGGCATGAATAACATGCAGCACGACATGTCAGGCATGAATTCAAGCGATGTGAAAAATATGCAACACAACATGCCAGAGAAGGGATCTGGTGGCATGAGCAACATGCAGCACAACATGTCAGGCATGGGTCAAGGAACCCCTCACGGTCCAGATGGTCATGGCCCCGGTAATTCAGGTGTGCCGATGATGCTTCAAAGCCGCCTTGATGATCCTGGCATTGGCTTGGAGAATACGGGAACCCGTGTCCTGCTTTACAGCGACTTGCGAAGTCTCGCCCCCAGAGAGGACCAACGACAGCCGGAACGGGAGATAGAAATCCATCTCACCGGCAACATGGAGCGCTACATGTGGTCCTTTGATGGGAAAAAGTATTCGCAATCGAAAGAGCCAATTCCGTTCCGTAACGGGGAACGGCTGCGGCTCACCTTTATCAACGACACCATGATGGAGCACCCCATTCATCTGCATGGCATGTGGATGGAGCTGGTCAATGGGGCAAGGTCTCATCAGCCCCGAAAGCACACCCTCAATGTCAAACCTGCCGAGAAAGTGTCGGTGGATGTCACGGTAGATGCTCCCGGTAATTGGGCCTTCCACTGCCACTTGCTCTACCACATGGAAGTGGGAATGTTCCGCATCGTTTCTGTCACTAACCAAATTGCAGAGGTAAATTTATGA
- a CDS encoding efflux RND transporter periplasmic adaptor subunit — protein MTQDSVKSKPDELVSSPIEVEETREVEDESSDSPSTSSVHLPGFRPFRSVLALGIFIILSGGIWFVVKHFGGMANMGMDHGAMDEGSMDHSGMSMEDMMAVEGTFNAVPVQVEEIRPRLVQETVQYTGSVYPYLEVTVYPRIAGQLRDYSIYPGDRVQKGQLIAQLDALERRTELDEARAERNVMQEVLAANEIQVTEQQREIDRLVAELDYMKLKAKRFKDLVAGGALAQNDYDAIAAEVAAKEAAISGARTKLGRMRAELGRDRAMISQSQAKANTAVVMARYTVITAPISGIVQSRMADPGVVVQPGIGILKIGDYRRVRLRANVAQADAVGIGKGTRVKAKIPGTETPPITGEITSIFPNADPQTRTVTVEAVVNNPQDQLLSGQFLEMQIIKTSKPATLSVPQMALHQYQGQSAAWVVQGSDDAAIAERRLVKRGLVSGDRVEITQGLRAGDRVITTGFSRLSDGTKVAMVNTAGEPVASLSAPAAGTVAIQLISPDPKTVKMGTAELTLQVSDPASKSPLAVDQLAVDVTMPMKNMAPMTTMVDLKPLPEPGRFRVKTHFGMKGDWIVKAQVKDSDHKGRAQFKLTAQ, from the coding sequence ATGACCCAAGATAGCGTCAAATCCAAACCGGATGAATTAGTCTCTTCACCTATTGAAGTCGAGGAGACCCGAGAAGTCGAGGATGAGAGCAGTGATTCCCCGAGCACATCCTCAGTTCATCTCCCTGGCTTTCGTCCATTTAGAAGCGTATTGGCGCTGGGCATTTTTATCATTCTCTCCGGTGGCATTTGGTTTGTCGTCAAACACTTCGGTGGGATGGCAAATATGGGGATGGATCACGGAGCGATGGACGAAGGTTCCATGGATCATAGCGGTATGTCCATGGAGGATATGATGGCGGTAGAGGGGACATTCAACGCAGTGCCCGTCCAGGTGGAAGAGATTCGTCCGCGTTTGGTGCAAGAAACAGTTCAATACACGGGGTCAGTGTATCCCTACCTAGAAGTTACTGTTTATCCCCGGATCGCCGGACAGCTCAGAGACTATTCCATTTATCCAGGAGATCGCGTCCAAAAGGGCCAGCTCATTGCTCAGCTCGATGCCTTAGAACGGCGAACGGAGTTAGACGAAGCGCGGGCCGAGCGGAATGTGATGCAAGAGGTACTTGCCGCCAACGAAATTCAGGTGACAGAGCAACAGCGCGAGATTGATCGCCTGGTTGCTGAACTCGATTATATGAAGCTCAAGGCCAAGCGCTTTAAGGATTTAGTAGCTGGTGGAGCCTTAGCTCAAAATGACTATGATGCGATCGCTGCCGAGGTGGCAGCCAAGGAAGCTGCAATCTCAGGGGCCAGAACCAAGCTGGGGCGTATGCGGGCAGAGCTGGGGCGAGATCGGGCCATGATTAGCCAATCTCAAGCGAAGGCCAATACCGCCGTAGTGATGGCTCGATACACTGTGATTACCGCCCCCATCAGCGGTATTGTCCAGTCCCGCATGGCTGATCCCGGCGTTGTGGTGCAGCCAGGGATAGGAATTCTCAAAATCGGCGACTATCGCCGGGTGCGGCTGCGGGCCAATGTCGCTCAGGCCGATGCGGTGGGGATTGGCAAAGGCACCCGCGTCAAAGCTAAGATTCCGGGCACCGAGACGCCACCCATTACTGGCGAAATCACCAGCATTTTCCCCAACGCCGATCCCCAAACACGCACGGTCACTGTAGAGGCGGTGGTGAATAATCCCCAAGATCAGCTCCTGTCGGGGCAGTTTCTAGAGATGCAGATTATCAAAACCAGTAAACCCGCAACCCTATCGGTGCCTCAGATGGCCTTGCATCAGTATCAGGGACAGTCTGCAGCGTGGGTGGTGCAGGGCAGTGATGACGCAGCTATTGCTGAGCGTCGTTTAGTGAAACGGGGCTTAGTGAGTGGCGATCGCGTAGAAATTACCCAGGGTTTGAGGGCAGGCGATCGCGTTATTACCACAGGCTTCTCCCGCTTGTCAGACGGCACTAAGGTGGCGATGGTCAATACCGCTGGCGAACCCGTCGCGTCCCTCTCGGCTCCGGCAGCAGGCACGGTGGCGATTCAATTGATCAGTCCTGATCCCAAAACCGTGAAGATGGGGACCGCCGAGTTGACTCTGCAGGTGAGCGATCCGGCGTCCAAGTCGCCCTTGGCCGTAGACCAGTTAGCGGTGGATGTGACCATGCCGATGAAAAATATGGCTCCCATGACCACCATGGTCGATCTGAAACCCCTGCCGGAACCCGGTCGGTTCCGAGTCAAGACTCACTTTGGCATGAAAGGCGACTGGATAGTCAAAGCCCAGGTCAAGGACTCAGACCACAAAGGCCGCGCTCAGTTTAAGCTAACGGCACAATAG
- a CDS encoding class I SAM-dependent methyltransferase, giving the protein MTEAKVREQYDQVASQYDWRWRSYTAQTLDFLQACAKISSSANVLDVGCGTGEFEQRLVKEHPDQHVVGVDLSENMLEIAQKKFSSHSNVQFQHASVLALPFPKQTFDVVVSANAFHYFDQPLAALAEVKRVLKPQGQLIILDWCRDFLLCKVCDAVLKIFDSAHQQCYTQAEFHQLLASAQFEISQTTKDRFGLIWGLMAAVATPKQL; this is encoded by the coding sequence ATGACTGAGGCTAAGGTTCGAGAGCAGTATGACCAGGTAGCCAGTCAGTATGACTGGCGTTGGCGGAGCTACACGGCTCAAACCCTCGATTTCTTGCAAGCATGTGCAAAGATTTCATCCTCGGCGAATGTCCTGGATGTGGGTTGTGGCACAGGTGAATTTGAGCAGCGATTGGTAAAGGAACACCCGGATCAGCACGTAGTCGGGGTTGATCTATCTGAGAATATGCTGGAGATCGCCCAAAAGAAATTTTCTTCCCATTCCAATGTTCAATTTCAACATGCCTCAGTCTTAGCCCTTCCTTTCCCTAAGCAGACGTTTGATGTTGTTGTGTCTGCCAATGCCTTTCACTACTTCGACCAACCTCTAGCGGCCCTGGCAGAAGTAAAGCGGGTTCTTAAACCCCAAGGACAGTTGATTATTTTAGATTGGTGCCGCGATTTTTTGCTCTGTAAGGTTTGTGATGCAGTGTTGAAAATTTTCGACTCAGCCCACCAGCAATGCTATACCCAAGCTGAATTTCATCAATTACTGGCATCGGCTCAATTTGAGATTAGCCAAACCACAAAAGATCGCTTCGGCCTGATCTGGGGACTGATGGCGGCAGTGGCAACTCCCAAGCAGCTTTAA